The Sporocytophaga myxococcoides genome contains the following window.
TCTGTATAGGTGATGGTAATGCTCATAGCAGAAGTCATGTCTACTTTCAGCATTCGCGTAGCTGTCTGCAATTTACTATAGACAGCGATCATTGCCTGATTGTTTGTTCTTACTTCTGTTTCCAGATCAGGATTTAAACCATTCATAGCTGTTGCTATAGCTATAAATTGTCCGTTTAACGTATCCGTCAGAGGCTTACCTGATTTAAGGTCTTTTGCTTCGATCGCATTCAGGTAAGTCTTTATAGAATTACCTTCTTCACCGGTTTTTACACTTTTACCATTAAAGAAATCAACAGATGCCTGATGAGCGGTAATAGCAAGTGTACGGGATAAGTCTTTTTTATAAAAAGCTTCTACATCACTTGGATAGGCGGTTGGGTTGCTTGACATCGCCCCGGAAGGAATTCCGATTTTCCCTGATCTGATATATCTTTCATAGTTGAAGACAAAGCCATTAATCAATAGAGAAGTGGAAGAGTATATGTCCAGAGAAGTTTTAGAGACAAAGTGTTCTCTGTATCCGGCATTCCATTCATTGTAGGTCTGATTGAATTTAGAATTCATTTGATCCACTATCTTATTTACATAGGCCAGTTTTGCATTGGCATCAGCAGCGGTTGTATATTCAGTCAGGATGGCGTCATCACCTTCACCGATACCATTCAAAAGATAGTCCAATGCAGGGAAACCCTGAGCTGTGTAGTTTGCAGGTAAATTTAAATTTGCATTGCCGCTGGCAATATTTTCAGTGATCCCGTTATTGGTCCCATTAATAGTGGTTGTGGTGTTAATTGTTGTAGGATAGATATTGAAAAAGTTTCTCAATGTATGTCTTTCTGCAGGTCCGACATCAAACAGTTCCACTTTTTGCCATTCTGTATAAGCATCAACCCAGGCCTGTCGAAAGGCGATTAAATTAGCGGAAGTCGGATTGGTAGTAAAGTCCTTTGACTTTTCCGTCATTTCATCCAATTTAATTTTAAATCCGGCATAGGAAGGAAGAATAATATCATCCGCAATAAAAGTAAGCATGGTGCTTCTGTCAAATCCATCTACATTATTGTCTGTATTATCCTTATCTTTTGAGCATGAAAAAAATATTAGTACAGAAAGAATTAATATTTTGGCAGTCAGAAGGTTGGTGTTTTTCATGTCTTTTTAATGAAAAATAGAAGCGATCGATCTCGATAAACCGACCACTTCTATCTGAAATTTTATCTTTGTTTAAGCTCAGAACCTGCAAAGATAATGAGCTTTTTCTATTTTATTACTACAGGTTGAATTTAGCTTTAATTGCGTCAGACGCTGCATTAACTTTATCATTATATAGCCCCCAGAAACCTCCTTCAAGGAGATTATCAAGAATATCGTCTGAGAATTTGGCATCAGCCCCATTGATTTTGCAGAATCTTAAGGAGTAGATGAAACCAACTCCTTCACCAATTGCATGGGCATTAGCAGCAGTAGTGGTGGCACCTGGTTTCCATTTTCCCAGGTATCCTAAAGCAGCAGAAGCTATTGCTTTCTCAAACTCAGCTCTGATCAGGTCAGCCTGAGCTTTAAGAACTGCTTTGTCATTGTTTATAATAGCTGCACGGCCTTTCAGGAATGCTGCATGAAGTTTCTTGTATCCTTCTTTATTATATTCCCAAACATAAGATCCTAAAAATGACTCATTTGGGTCTTTGGTC
Protein-coding sequences here:
- a CDS encoding imelysin family protein encodes the protein MKNTNLLTAKILILSVLIFFSCSKDKDNTDNNVDGFDRSTMLTFIADDIILPSYAGFKIKLDEMTEKSKDFTTNPTSANLIAFRQAWVDAYTEWQKVELFDVGPAERHTLRNFFNIYPTTINTTTTINGTNNGITENIASGNANLNLPANYTAQGFPALDYLLNGIGEGDDAILTEYTTAADANAKLAYVNKIVDQMNSKFNQTYNEWNAGYREHFVSKTSLDIYSSTSLLINGFVFNYERYIRSGKIGIPSGAMSSNPTAYPSDVEAFYKKDLSRTLAITAHQASVDFFNGKSVKTGEEGNSIKTYLNAIEAKDLKSGKPLTDTLNGQFIAIATAMNGLNPDLETEVRTNNQAMIAVYSKLQTATRMLKVDMTSAMSITITYTDNDGD